Part of the Deinococcus roseus genome, CCTGCTGGCACCCGCTTTCTGGCCTCAGCCAGAAAGTCCTCCATCCAGTCATACCCGGTCCATGACGCTGCAAGCGGAGCAAACCGGCGGGCATCTGGGGCATGGGCACAGCCTGCTTCCAGAACACGTTTCTCCGGGGAAAGACAGGTTTGCAGCAGCTGGGAAAACCAGTCCTCCCCTCCAGCCGCAGAGAGGGTCTGGTTCCAGGGGTACTGGTACTGACCAGAAGTGGAAGCCAGGGTCTGGTACCACTCTTTTGAATGGAGGGTTATTTCAGCACCTCCAGCATTTGCTGCTGGATTTTTCCATTGCTGATCAGCAGGGGTTCACCATAACGGTAAGGCGCTCCAGAGAAGCCACTGAATGCCCCTCCAGCTTCTTCCAGAATCAGCAGGCCTGCACTGACATCCCAGGGGTTGAGCTTGTACTCCCAGAAGCCGTCCAGACGGCCGCAGGCCACATAAGAGATGTCCAGGGCCGCTGCACCGGGGCGGCGCACAGGCAGGCCCAATTTCAGAAAGCGGGCAAATTTTTCCAGGTTGGTGGGATCACTGGCCACATCGTAAGGAAAACCTGTGGCCAGCAGAGCAGGAGCCATCAGATCTGCAGTCTGAGACACCTGAATCCTGCGGCCATTCAGGAAAGCCCCCTGTCCCCGGATCGCAGTGAACAGCTCATTGCGGTTGGGATCAAACACCACCCCCACACTGCGCACCCCCTGAATTTCCAGACCAATGGACACACAGCTGAAAGGAAAACCGTGGGCATAATTCACCGTGCCATCCAGCGGGTCCACCACCCACAGTTGATCGGCTTCCCGGTCCTGGCCCCCTTCTTCGCCCAGAATGGCGTGGTCTGGGAAGTGAAGCTGAATCACCTCGCGGATTTTTTCTTCGGATTTTCTGTCCACGATGGTGACCAGGTCTGAAAAATTGCTTTTGCTGGACACCCCAAAATCCTGGTCCCGGTAAAACAGGTGAATGGCTCCGGCAGCCTTTGCAGCTTCGATGGCCACATCCAGACAGCGGTTCAGGTTTGGGTTTGGTTCTGGGTTCAGGTGCATGCTCATGGGGTCAGCTTAACCCCTCACCACTGGCTGCAGGTCTGGTTCAGGGCCAGGTGTCTGGGCAAATGATGGCATGCTGCGCAAAGCTGCTCACCACAAAGTTGACATGCAAACACTACACTGAGAGCAAAGATGTCATTTTTTCGCCCAGTCTTTTTGATTGTGATTGTTGGAGCGCTCACCTCCTGCATGCTCACGACCCCCACCCAGGGGGTCAGGAATGTGCACTTCAGGGTCAGCGACGACCTGAAAGAGCTTGTTCCTGCACAGTTGCTCAGCGACCAGCGGGTGCCACGGGCCCAGTGGATGGGCATTCCTGAAGCCCTCAGGAAAGCCCCCAATGGCAGCCTGATTCTGGCCTGCAGTGACAAAACCGTGTTTTACAAACCCTGGGGGCCCTGCTCACACATCACCCGAAAATGGGACGACAACACCCTGGCAGAAGCCCGCGAGTTCTTCATGAAAAATGGCTTTCATCCGCTGCAAAGGCTCTATGATTATCACGCTGTGGTGATCCTGAGTGATGGCACCACCCCAGAGCAACTGGAACAGATGGGATACCGCATCCGGCAGCTGCAGGACACCGAGTATGACTTCACAGGCATGCCAGACACCTATTACTGTTCCACCTATCAGAATGAGCTGGCCCGCTATGCTGGCATGCCCGACCCCATCCCATTCAATGCAGGCTGGAATGCTTACGTTCCAGCAGATGTGCTCTCCAATTCCAGAATCAAGGTGCTGTATGTCGGGGTGCAGGATCCCCATGAGGGAGAGAACAACAAACCTGCCCATCCCTGAAGCCTGCTGATCTGCTGGGCTGCCTAAAAGAGTGACATGCTGTGCAGCAGCAGATACGGTACATTATCAGGGTGATTGACCGTTACTTGACCAAAGAAATGAAGACCCTGTGGTCGGAAGCCAACAAATACCGCGCCTGGCTGAAAGTGGAGCTCGAAGCCGTGCGGGCCTGGGTGGAACTCGGAGAGGTTCCTGCTGAAGCCTACCAGGACCTGCTGCAAAAATCCCAGAACGACCCTCTGGATGAAGCTTTTGCAGAACGTGTGGCAGACATCGAAAACGTGACCCGTCACGACATCGTGGCCTTCACCACCGCCCTCACCGAGCGTTACGGCGAAAATGCCCGTTTCATTCACCTGGGCCTGACCTCCACCGACGTGGTGGACACCGCCCAGAACATCATTCTGGATGAAGCCCTGGAGATCATCGTCAAAGACGTGCAGGCCCTACGCGAGGTTTGCCGCGATCAGGCCGTGGTGTACAAACACACACCCTGCATTGGGCGCACCCACGGCATCCACGCCGAGCCCATGACCTTCGGTCTGAAGTTCCTCAACTGGATGAGCGCTCTGGACCGCGACCTGGAGCGTCTGGAAGCTTCCCGCAAGCAGGTGCGCGTGGTGATGCTGTCGGGTTCTGTGGGCACCTTTGCCCACGTCAGTCCCAGAGTGGAAGAATTCGTGGCTTCCTCCTGGGGCTGGGACATCGCCAAAGTCACCAACCAGACCCTCAGCCGGGACCGCATTGCCGAAGTGATGTCTGCCCTGGCCATCTTCGGGGCCACCCTGGAAAAAATTGCTGTGGAAATCCGCCACCTGCAGCGCTCCGAAGTGCGGGAAGCCATGGAACCCTTCGCCAAGGGCCAGAAAGGCTCTTCCAGCATGCCCCACAAGAAAAACCCCATTGGCTGTGAGAACATCACTGGCATGGCCCGCCTGATGCGTGGCAACCTGCAGGTGGCCCTGGAGAACATCACCCTGTGGCACGAGCGGGACATCTCCCACTCCAGCGCAGAACGGGTGATCCTGCCAGACACCACCGCTGCGGCCACCTTTGCCACCCGCCGCCTGACCCGCATTCTGAAGGATCTGGTGGTCTTCCCAGAGCGCATGATCCACAACATGAACGCCCTGGGTGGCCTGATCTTCTCCCAGCGCGTGCTGCACAAGCTCATCGACACGGGTCTGCTGCGTGAAACCGCCTACGCCATTGTGCAGCGCAACAGCCTGGAATCCTGGGAAAGTGGCGTCCCGCTGCGCGAACTGCTGGAAAAAGACAGCGAGATGCCCCTCTCCAGCGAACAACTGGACGCCGCCTTCAACCTGGACTGGTACCTGCGCGAAGTGGATGCCATCTACGCCCGGTTCGGCCTGTAAGCCCTGAACGCACCAGGACCTCTTCCAGACCGGAAGGGGTCTTTTTGTTGGCTGACTTTCAACATCCCGTCTGGGAACCATCTGCATCCACCCCCCGTATTTCCTTTCAGAGGTGAACGAGACCATGTTAGACCAGAAGAAATTTTTCCGTACCAGACAGGACCGCATCCTTGCGGGGGTCATGGGTGGATTGGGCAATTATTTCAATGTGAATCCAGCCATCCTGCGCATCGCTGTGGCCCTGCTCGCCATTTACTATCCGGTGGGTGGCGTGCTGCTGCTGGCTTACATTGCTGCCTGGATCCTGCTGCCAGAAGCCCCGCTGGGCAACGAGAAAACCTTTCCGCCCCTGTTCGGCAACCTGCAACGCTCCAGAACCGAACGCATGATCGCTGGTGTGTGTGGGGGCCTCAGCCGCTATTACAAGCTGGATGTCAACATCCTGCGCATCTTCTTCGTGATCCTGACCCTGCTCAGTGGGGGCATCCTGACCGTGGCCTATCTGGTTTTGTGGATGCTCTTGCCCCAGGAAAACCTGTAAGAGTTTACAGTTCACAGTAAAAACATTGATTGAGCTGATCATTTTTCAGTTCAAAATGGAACCCTAAAAGCCCTGAAGTTCAGGGCTTTTTTTTGTTTTTGCGAAAGCCAGCCCATGTTCACTGTGAACTTTCTACTGTGAACTGTAAACTTCTCCGCTGTGAGCAAAGCCAGACTTCCGTCAGAGCAAAGCCGCTATCATGAAACAGCATGCAAGTCATCCACACCATACAGGCCCTGAGAGGGCACCTGAAGGGGAAAACCAGCATTGGGTTTGTGCCCACCATGGGTTTCTTGCATCAGGGACATGCCAGCCTGATCCGGCAGGCCAGACAGGACCATGAAACAGTGGTCCTCAGCATTTTCGTCAATCCCACCCAGTTCGGTCCCACCGAGGATTTCAGCAGCTATCCCAGAAACCTGGAAGCAGACCTTGCGGTGGCCTCTGAAGCTGGCGCAGATGTGATTTTTGCCCCTGAAGTGAAAGAGATGTACCCCCAGGGGTTTGCCACCAGCGTGGAACCTGCAGGGGCTGCTTTGCCTCTGGAAGGGGAAAAACGTCCGGGTCATTTTTCCGGGGTGACCACGGTGGTGCTGAAGCTCCTGAACATTGTGGGGGCCCAGTCTGCTTACTTCGGAGAGAAGGATTTTCAGCAGGTGGCGGTGGTGCGCCAGATGGTGCGGGACCTCAACCATCCCACCCGCATTGTGGCCTGTCCCACCCTGAGGGAAGCTTCCGGTCTGGCCATGAGCAGCCGCAACAGTTACTTCACCCCGGGGCAGAAAGCCCAGGCAGATGTGATTTATCGGGCCTTGATGGCTTCCAGAGCGGCCCACCAGCAGGGAGAACGCACTGCTGGTGGCATTCTTGAAGCTGGGAGGGTGGTTTTACAAAGCCAAGAAGCGCTAAAATTGGAATACTTCACACTGGTCGATGCAGCGACCCTGCAGCAGATCGAGCAACAGGTCGAAGTGCTTGGCGACTCTGAATACAGGCTTCTCGTGGCAGCACGGCTCTTCAAGGTGCGCCTGATCGACAATATGGGACTGGTATGATTGGTGAACTTGCTATCCAAATGATCTCACGGCGAGCCTCCGACATTCACTTGCACGTCGGGTCTCCTCCCATCGCCCGCATTGACGGTCACCTCTCCCGCTTTGGTGACAAGATCCTCACCCCCGATGACATGCGTTCCATCATCAAGGAACTGATGACCGACCGGCAGATTGCCGAATTTGAGCACCGTTTCGAGATGGATTTCGGGTATTCCTTTCCCAGCGTGGGAAGGTTCCGCTGCAACGTGTTCAAGCAGCGGGGAAGCATCGGCATTGTGATGCGGGTGATCCACAACAACATTCCCAGCTTTGAATCGCTGGGCCTCCCCACCACTTTGCTGGAAGATTACGTGAACCAGGACCGGGGACTGATTCTGGTGACCGGTCCCACAGGGTCCGGGAAGTCCACCACCCTGGCCAGCATGGTGGATTACATCAACCGCCATTTTGCCTACAACATCATCACCATCGAGGACCCCATCGAGTTTCTGCACAAGAACCACCAGAGCATTGTGGTGCAGCGCGAAATTGGTCAGGACACTGCAGACTTCAAGAGTTCCCTGAAGTACGCCCTGCGTCAGGATCCGGACGTGATCCTGATTGGCGAGATGCGTGACAAGGAAACCGTGGAAGCAGCGCTTTCTGCTGCCCAGACCGGACACCTGGTGCTGAGCACCCTGCACACCCAGGACGCCATGCGAACCGTCAACCGCATCATTGACTTTTTTGCCCCCCACGAGCGGGAACAGATTCGCATTCAGCTGTCAGATTCCTTGATCGGCATCATCAGCCAGCGCCTGTTGCGCAAGGCCACCGGAGAAGGTCGGGTGCTGGCCTATGAGGCCCTGATCAACACCCCCCTGATCCGTGAATACATCCGGGATGAGGAGAAGACCGCCCTGATCAAAGATGCCCTGGCAGAGGACAACCTGCGCGGCATGCACACCTTTGACCAGCACCTCGTGCACCTTTACGAAGACCAGCTCATCACGCTGGATGAAGCCATTTCCAGCGCCACCAGCGCACATGAGTTGCGTCTCATGCTCACCTCCAGCAACAGCTGGTAAAATGAACATTCTCAGGCAAACGCGAGTGGATCTCACTCGCGTTGTCTACTGAAAAACCTGAAGAAGAAGGAAGACCATGACCAAAACACACGAAATCACCGTCAAGGGCTACGAGAAGCTCATCAATGACCTGGATCACCTGAAGAAAGTGCGCCGCCCTGAAATCAGCGATTACATGGGCAAAGCCATTGCAGATGGTGACCTCCGGGAAAGTGCAGCTTATGATGAGGCCCGCATGCTGCAGTCCGAGAACGAGGCCAAAATTGCTGAACTGGAAGAACTGGTCAGCAAGGCTGTGGTGGTGGTGGAAGACCTTTCAGAACT contains:
- the panC gene encoding pantoate--beta-alanine ligase yields the protein MQVIHTIQALRGHLKGKTSIGFVPTMGFLHQGHASLIRQARQDHETVVLSIFVNPTQFGPTEDFSSYPRNLEADLAVASEAGADVIFAPEVKEMYPQGFATSVEPAGAALPLEGEKRPGHFSGVTTVVLKLLNIVGAQSAYFGEKDFQQVAVVRQMVRDLNHPTRIVACPTLREASGLAMSSRNSYFTPGQKAQADVIYRALMASRAAHQQGERTAGGILEAGRVVLQSQEALKLEYFTLVDAATLQQIEQQVEVLGDSEYRLLVAARLFKVRLIDNMGLV
- a CDS encoding type IV pilus twitching motility protein PilT; the protein is MIGELAIQMISRRASDIHLHVGSPPIARIDGHLSRFGDKILTPDDMRSIIKELMTDRQIAEFEHRFEMDFGYSFPSVGRFRCNVFKQRGSIGIVMRVIHNNIPSFESLGLPTTLLEDYVNQDRGLILVTGPTGSGKSTTLASMVDYINRHFAYNIITIEDPIEFLHKNHQSIVVQREIGQDTADFKSSLKYALRQDPDVILIGEMRDKETVEAALSAAQTGHLVLSTLHTQDAMRTVNRIIDFFAPHEREQIRIQLSDSLIGIISQRLLRKATGEGRVLAYEALINTPLIREYIRDEEKTALIKDALAEDNLRGMHTFDQHLVHLYEDQLITLDEAISSATSAHELRLMLTSSNSW
- a CDS encoding PspC domain-containing protein, which codes for MLDQKKFFRTRQDRILAGVMGGLGNYFNVNPAILRIAVALLAIYYPVGGVLLLAYIAAWILLPEAPLGNEKTFPPLFGNLQRSRTERMIAGVCGGLSRYYKLDVNILRIFFVILTLLSGGILTVAYLVLWMLLPQENL
- a CDS encoding inositol monophosphatase family protein — translated: MSMHLNPEPNPNLNRCLDVAIEAAKAAGAIHLFYRDQDFGVSSKSNFSDLVTIVDRKSEEKIREVIQLHFPDHAILGEEGGQDREADQLWVVDPLDGTVNYAHGFPFSCVSIGLEIQGVRSVGVVFDPNRNELFTAIRGQGAFLNGRRIQVSQTADLMAPALLATGFPYDVASDPTNLEKFARFLKLGLPVRRPGAAALDISYVACGRLDGFWEYKLNPWDVSAGLLILEEAGGAFSGFSGAPYRYGEPLLISNGKIQQQMLEVLK
- the purB gene encoding adenylosuccinate lyase, yielding MIDRYLTKEMKTLWSEANKYRAWLKVELEAVRAWVELGEVPAEAYQDLLQKSQNDPLDEAFAERVADIENVTRHDIVAFTTALTERYGENARFIHLGLTSTDVVDTAQNIILDEALEIIVKDVQALREVCRDQAVVYKHTPCIGRTHGIHAEPMTFGLKFLNWMSALDRDLERLEASRKQVRVVMLSGSVGTFAHVSPRVEEFVASSWGWDIAKVTNQTLSRDRIAEVMSALAIFGATLEKIAVEIRHLQRSEVREAMEPFAKGQKGSSSMPHKKNPIGCENITGMARLMRGNLQVALENITLWHERDISHSSAERVILPDTTAAATFATRRLTRILKDLVVFPERMIHNMNALGGLIFSQRVLHKLIDTGLLRETAYAIVQRNSLESWESGVPLRELLEKDSEMPLSSEQLDAAFNLDWYLREVDAIYARFGL